taaaagaataataaattttatatgtaacaatcatctttcattttatattagcAATTGTGAgctctattttaatttcaatctatatgtatgttaaagtattttacaaattattctatcaattaattattgtatttacttAATGAACCCAAGTACAGAGCTGCATTccctgaattattttttacaatattaattgttcCTTTTGTTCTGCTTTAAATTGGACTTTGCGTTTGTTTGTTACAGAATCACCGTAGCAAGTGTTCAGTTGTGCaacgagaggaggaggaggtccAGGAAGGGCATCGGGCATCAGCGGAGCAACCTTgaggtaaatattttttatttgcacaaatgatttttattatttatttattttaatatataatataatatttaatatataaattataaaattttcaaaaatatttattattttaagcactgttttaatttgaatcttATATTTGTGTGTTACAGTATCATCGCAGCTTCGTGGCTGAATAACTCCGCTCGTTGCGCATCGGATCGGTGAgtgacgattttttttataaaacaacgaatctataaaatttatattaaatctctttatttattatgtcttataaataatacagataaaTGCGACTTTTCATAGATTCGTTgttctaaatgtttttaaatttttttgttaaaatatttttatttaaaacaagtataaatgtatatacttgTTTAATTCGCTATTACTTAAATGTCTTAAATTATCTGGCTGTCATGCAGCTAGAATGGATTTGGCCAGGATCAACGAAAGGTGAGTCCAATCTGGccggaaaaaaagaagaaatttatcaaaagAGTGTCAAAAATTAACGTAGGTAGGTAGGGATCCGGGTAGGTAGGGATACGGGTAGGTAGGAATGTGTGAATAGGTAAACGAATAAATGGAAATACGGATAAATAAATCTAGGGTTGTAGGGCTCGCAAATGTGTTGTTTACCGCCTGTTTCAGACTTTTCTCGTTAGGTCATGTTATAGGAAAGAGGAGGTTTTAGTGGGTAGGCGGCGGTGAGGCTTTTCGTCTGACGTGCCTTCCGCTGAATCCCACACTCTCCTAGTCTTTCGGGGAGTCTTTTGAAGATTTCCtcctctataaaaaaaaaaaaaaaaaaaaaaaagccggcagatacatacataaaaagtaTGTACAAGTAAGCGGGAGCAAGGAGACATAATTcgatagttaaaattattagacgGAATATTGACAATAATATGTAGACCGCaagtttagtaataataaatataattaaattttttatgtataattttttaaatctgcgttataatatataaactatgtaataataattgtacaaacGGAAAGCGCGCataattgatttgaaaatGCGAATACGATAGGTAGAAATACTATTGGAATTTGCCTATTTATAGCTATATATAGGTATACATAAGAAATTTcgattgtaatatattttaggattggtttgtatttgtattattatatcatcCGGGTAGCGGGTAGGAACTCCTTATGGACAGTCCTATCAGGGGAATTGAATCAACCCCTGCCCACCGCAGATTCCAGGGGCTCCCTGGTCCGGGGAACCAGCACCTGCCAAGGATCCCTGCCCAGGGTAACGGGTGAAGATTGCAAGGGCTAAAGACGAAACAGGAGAAGAGAGACATTAGAGTGGCAAATTAAACAAAGGTGCTAACTTAGCCCTAGAagagaatgtaaaattatcgaGGCTACGTAGTTCTTCAATAGTTCTGTGCtttgatatcatttttaaacagagttctatcgtttaaaaatgtgcacataattttaaataggcgaaatcagcacgacactCGAAAAAAtgtgtcgtgctggatagttatGTCAATTCTGGCGACAAATCTCGGTAGTTCTCGTAGCTCTGTGCTTTGATATCGTTTTTAAAGAGAGTTCTAGCGTTTAACATTTGGCAAAAAAATGCTTATGTGTATAATGTAATTGCGTTCTGAGCTATATATGcacataaaatgttaataacataattatttattttgtattaaatgtatgTGCTATTGAGAAGGTAAAGATATCATCTTGTTTGCTCCTATGTAGCACGGATACACACCAAGAAtagatttctttattaattattttgataaatgagTGAAATCACGTGTAGTTTTATATCCATGTTTAGCGCTgatgctaatcaaatatcagTCGCATAAAAAAGACCGtggtggccgctctcaggtttctctctgaCAAAACTTTACTTAAAATCCGCTAGAAAAAagctagaaaaatatttcataaagttAGAATTACCGTTATccgcattttttaaatttaccagCTAGATGAACTTTGAAAAACACTAGATTTAGCGGGAAAACAGCTAAATTGGCATCACTGCTCGTTGTCTCCCTTCCTCCTGTAGTTCCGCGACTTCCACGCTCTCGTGCGCCTCAATCGGCATTACGCTACGAGATCCCTGTGTGTTCATTCCGTCGAGATTGGCGTTCGTTGATCTtgtcctcgtcgtcgttgaTCAATCTCGGTGTCGATCCTTGGAATATTCAGTCGCGAGTATCGAGAGCTCAAGTGAAACCCTCTCGCGCGTCTCTTCTACCGTGGCTCTCCGATTAAATCCCATCTCTCACGGTAGAATCAGCGACGACATCGTCGTTCCGACGTGTTGACAGGTGACGCCACGATTCGCTTGCCGCtgcgtttattaattaataaacggaCCGGCTGTCTTTAGACGCGTGCTCTTGTCTCAACAAGATTCAACGGAACAACGGCTTCAGTTTAGTTCAGAATCTCTACCGCCGAGTTTTTTctgccgtttttttttttttttagaggtATCTATTTAGATAGTGTGCTCTCGGCTCTAATCAGTGTATTCCATATTCTGCTATTTGGACAtccagtttttaaattttccttGCCGGGAATCGAACCCGAGCCTTCTGGGTGAGTGCTAGAGACCTGTTCTTTATCGCTGCACtattgcactggtgcaataagctaaaataaaacaaatttttttcttattctaactagtgcagcagtgcaagaataaaaaactaatctAAAGAACAGGCTTCAGGTATCCTAAATTAAACCATATCGAAAATGtcaaacgttttttttttttttttttttttttttttgagagtTTAATGTCAGATCTACTTGCAGTAGATAGCAACAAATTGTTGTTTAACATTTGAATGAATAGGTTATGACATATGGATGGTAGCAGCTTGTGTGAAGTTAGGCGATGTTTGCAAGCGGGAAATACAAATCTCCATTCGTAAAGTTTCGATATAAACTCATTCATAATAAACgatttatgataaattctGCGGTTttagaatctaaaatttataattctaaaattatattccggtgaaaataaaaatccgaGTGTAAGTCAAATGTAAGAAGAGAGTGATAAAAGTGTAAGCGAAACTTTTATGAAGCGTCAATGCTTTCTTTTACatcattgtttcaatttacgttTTATTCAGAAATTTTGTTTACGTTTCTATTACTTTCTCCTTGCATTCTACTTTTGTTccaattgatattttttttaaggtatgAACAATTATACgaacaattatttcaacataatgaatttattattaaagttaatatataattttattatttatattaaaaaggtaTTCTAGTATAGAGTGCACAAGAAGTTTGTTTacttttggaaaattttttaaatactgctACATAGCTTTCTATATCTTTatacttgtatatatttaataaataatttaatctacaaattttgatatagttaaatgtttatcgatttttacattttataaatttcaaaacacattttttaagttaactgacatgattttttttttaatactggaGTTAATTGGTTTTAACGTTTACATATATTAGTAAAGATTATTGACTTTTGGAGAAATCGTGTCAGCCaacttgaaaaaatgtattttccaATTTAGATAAtgtaagataataaatattttatcgtatacaaatttataaatatttattaaatgtatatctaGATacttagatatataaaaatatagaaaaatatgcagcagttaaaaaaaatagatcacTTCTGTAgactaatttttatcatttgtaTAGCaaaacatatacacatacaacacatacaatatttctatGCTGTTTAAATAACTTTCACTATTATCAGTTTATAGGTAACATACACTCTATAATTTTGggattataaatttagttagaaagttataaaaatttgtacgatttatataatataaatttgtaaattattaattcttaagtatatgataataattgttattttgctatattataatgattatttagtaaatatatttttatgtattatatgttaataaacaTTGTGATTGTTTAGGTCTTTTTAACGATACGTAGAAAAGATGATCGTTAATTATTCCAacaatttgttgaaaaatattcatgaaaATTTAACCTTACCAGATAATGGCGAGACATACTTGGTGCAAGGAGATTACGAGTATTGGCATTATGGTTGCGACGGTTTTAATGATAGggtgattaattaattggaataattgtaattaaaagtttcttgCGTACtaaatcacaaaaatataaatatatatttaccaaTATTTAGGGTTGGGGATGCGGATATAGGACACTTCAAACTATTTGCTCAtggattataaataatgagaatttagaaaaaaatgttccaAGCGTTAGTAAAATACAAGAGATCCTTGTCGAGGTGGAGGATAAAGACAGATCGTTTATCGGATCGAGAGAATGGATAGGAAGCTTTGAAGTAAACTGAATTCTTTAGTCTATCGAGgagttttacataaaaaagattttatatttcgcATACTTTATAGGTATCCGTTGTTTTAAATCAACTTTACGAAAGTCTTAGCAAAATAATTCACGTCTCGAGCGGGAAGAGCTTGATCGACCAAGTGGATAACATTAAAAGACACTTTGAGCGATTTGGCAGTCCAATTATGATGGGTGGGGACAGAGACTGCTCTAGCAAATGTATAGTAGGATTGCATATCGGAAACGAAAGTGTGTATCTGTTAATTGTGGATCCGCACTTTGTCGGAAGAGCGAAAAGTGCGGAGCACTTGAAGAAAGATCAATGGGTAAAGTGGCAAAATTTGACTGATTTCATCGATAGCTCATTTTACAATCTGTGTCTACCGCAACTCAAGTACCGTGGACTGGGcgataaacaatattaaatattgcatataaaacaaatgtaataatgtagAAATGGAAATGTAAATGTGAGattatagtttaatataaaatagagagGTTGAACGTAGACAAATAGATAAAAGACAAATGTAAaagataatgaaataaaaaagatagtaatagcaaataatttgcattaatcaataattaattatttgtattagtacaatatatatagtacataacacaatatatagtacaatatatttgtattaatacaataatttattactgtattatatatatttgtagttGTAACATTGA
This genomic interval from Monomorium pharaonis isolate MP-MQ-018 unplaced genomic scaffold, ASM1337386v2 scaffold_352, whole genome shotgun sequence contains the following:
- the LOC118644050 gene encoding ufm1-specific protease 1-like, whose product is MIVNYSNNLLKNIHENLTLPDNGETYLVQGDYEYWHYGCDGFNDRGWGCGYRTLQTICSWIINNENLEKNVPSVSKIQEILVEVEDKDRSFIGSREWIGSFEVSVVLNQLYESLSKIIHVSSGKSLIDQVDNIKRHFERFGSPIMMGGDRDCSSKCIVGLHIGNESVYLLIVDPHFVGRAKSAEHLKKDQWVKWQNLTDFIDSSFYNLCLPQLKYRGLGDKQY